Proteins encoded in a region of the Fibrobacter sp. UWP2 genome:
- a CDS encoding FISUMP domain-containing protein, giving the protein MLCSCGDSGSGTNADEAGNGSNKGGSSNTVNPSNDNGSSMATFIEDPRDGNVYAVKKIGDALWMTENLRIKDTLAYPMDADSTKCPGDSTEASCQKMGRLYKWMTAVNNNQSTDTNSGICPPGWRLPNDKDFSAMVSSLGSNDTLLYKKFQKNGWLNEEDSSSIYWSTYYSDYMSQPGGFIRRRGLHAITVLKMIKGYRSVVYMDYGFLDDYGYVRCLQNPEADSIKDYDDFLANKAKRTEYIRSTLEGAKRYMNKELKYGSFVDERDGNEYYTIKIGEQKWMAENLRYFPGDEYYKTYWDYVCYSQCSHEDSVDYYTNGVAYESSWAFPQSDTVGPVCPSGWRIPSKDDWDELRMNADTDQALLATGSLWESALNTTGFTAMPTSSDKTSGVDPFAETRFFTSELSAGENVDDENPKYKTLYYYWFDDGFTYSDANAAYIRCIQE; this is encoded by the coding sequence ATGCTTTGTTCCTGCGGCGATAGTGGTTCAGGGACAAACGCCGACGAAGCTGGCAACGGTTCAAACAAGGGTGGATCGTCGAATACCGTCAATCCTTCAAATGACAATGGATCCTCGATGGCGACATTTATCGAGGACCCGCGCGACGGCAATGTTTATGCGGTCAAAAAAATCGGTGACGCCCTTTGGATGACCGAGAACCTGCGAATCAAGGACACGCTCGCTTACCCCATGGACGCGGACTCCACCAAGTGCCCGGGTGACTCGACCGAGGCCTCTTGCCAAAAAATGGGTCGCCTTTACAAGTGGATGACGGCCGTGAACAATAATCAAAGTACCGACACCAACAGCGGAATTTGCCCACCGGGCTGGAGACTCCCTAACGATAAGGATTTTTCGGCAATGGTGAGCTCCCTGGGTTCAAACGACACGTTGCTCTACAAGAAGTTCCAAAAAAACGGTTGGCTCAATGAGGAGGATAGCTCCAGCATTTACTGGAGTACCTACTATAGCGACTACATGTCGCAACCCGGGGGCTTTATAAGGCGACGTGGCCTGCATGCCATAACCGTTTTGAAAATGATTAAGGGGTATAGAAGTGTAGTCTACATGGACTATGGTTTTTTGGATGATTACGGCTATGTGCGTTGCCTGCAAAACCCTGAGGCGGACTCCATCAAGGATTACGACGACTTTCTTGCGAACAAGGCCAAAAGAACGGAATATATTAGGAGTACACTAGAGGGCGCAAAACGCTACATGAACAAGGAATTGAAATACGGTTCCTTTGTGGATGAACGCGACGGGAACGAATACTACACCATAAAAATCGGGGAACAAAAGTGGATGGCGGAGAACCTGAGGTATTTTCCCGGGGATGAATATTATAAGACCTACTGGGATTACGTTTGCTATTCGCAGTGCTCCCATGAGGATTCGGTGGACTATTACACGAATGGAGTCGCGTACGAGTCCAGTTGGGCATTCCCGCAGTCCGACACGGTCGGGCCTGTGTGCCCTTCTGGCTGGAGGATCCCCTCCAAGGACGACTGGGATGAACTGCGTATGAACGCCGATACGGACCAGGCGCTGCTGGCAACGGGGAGTCTCTGGGAATCGGCTTTGAATACGACAGGTTTTACGGCGATGCCCACTTCGAGCGACAAAACCTCCGGTGTTGACCCCTTTGCCGAAACGAGGTTCTTCACTTCGGAGCTGAGCGCTGGAGAGAACGTGGACGACGAAAATCCCAAATACAAGACGCTGTATTACTACTGGTTCGATGACGGTTTCACATACTCGGACGCCAACGCCGCCTATATCCGCTGTATCCAGGAATAA
- a CDS encoding YraN family protein has translation MFSKSKNRIKGNFIENHATAYLMRNGYQILSRNYAYRGGELDIIAEHGDTTVFVEVKSVWSRGEGNPAARVNAQKQRKVWNTACHFLCTQIKNLDKKSRFDVLAVRAYEQPLAFAHYKNAFEGGQVIPEC, from the coding sequence ATGTTTTCAAAAAGCAAAAACAGAATCAAGGGCAACTTCATCGAAAACCACGCCACCGCCTACCTTATGCGGAATGGTTACCAAATTCTCTCCCGCAACTACGCCTACCGCGGAGGGGAACTGGACATAATCGCCGAGCACGGCGACACCACGGTATTCGTCGAAGTCAAGTCGGTCTGGAGCAGAGGCGAAGGAAACCCTGCCGCCCGCGTGAATGCTCAAAAACAGCGCAAGGTATGGAATACCGCCTGTCACTTCCTTTGTACGCAAATCAAGAACCTAGACAAAAAAAGCCGTTTTGACGTACTTGCCGTAAGGGCCTACGAGCAACCGCTCGCCTTCGCCCACTACAAGAACGCCTTTGAAGGCGGCCAGGTCATCCCGGAGTGCTAA
- a CDS encoding ATP-binding cassette domain-containing protein yields MFHLITPDASKPFSIGRRESSDLRFNDLFVSRDHATLEKRGNDWFLKNLTSNSVTKVNDEDIDEKKLSDGDIIVIGVRRLRVTLNEGELSLLILDQNQDVDTYTLTSDYTTAGAMKARLVVEDGDKPNCAEILCGKKIYLNNGETVRVSESEVTFRDGNLLVAKIAAGFNVSIKNLDVYAGKKRLLQDINFELPAGEILAIIGRSGQGKSTLLKLLEGLYTKNENSDVIIGGLDYRKKEIRERIAFLAQDPALRKDLTVQETILHGARIAMDRTEFAATATERFEKFTELFGLSERIHNRICTLSGGELRRTALAQELMGSPGLIVLDEPLSGLDPYNSKILCTHLKQLAFLGHTVILTTHSYEALRIANKVLVLHQGHQGYYGSPQGAYRYFKTTDPEAILSGLNDETATRWKESADTSDIGLGKVYSEVLFPKVCRKGSFFYSMGITLKQWFRDKGKIAALFLQPLVIGFLFSQIFSAQSSLWTVAFALILCANWFALSLSIREIVQEKEIFRNEFRKGQKITPVLLGKVLLPSIAAFLQTAVVYAFVAYRLNINPDIAMLCAVFACTVLPAVSIGLLVSSLSKNAGQANAFLPLLIIPQVALAGALVPLDQMLPVGKALSTVIWSRYNHNSLLNLFLERPDDIYNKPIAAALALGFYIITAIILYRSKKAK; encoded by the coding sequence ATGTTCCACTTAATCACCCCAGATGCCAGCAAGCCATTTTCGATTGGGCGAAGGGAATCGAGCGATCTCCGGTTCAACGACCTGTTCGTCTCGAGGGACCACGCGACTCTCGAAAAACGCGGGAATGATTGGTTCTTGAAGAACCTCACGAGCAATAGCGTCACCAAGGTAAACGACGAGGACATCGACGAAAAGAAACTCTCGGACGGCGACATCATCGTCATTGGCGTGCGCAGGCTCCGCGTGACACTCAACGAAGGGGAGCTTTCCCTCTTGATTCTGGACCAGAACCAGGATGTGGACACCTACACGCTCACAAGCGACTACACAACCGCAGGCGCCATGAAGGCAAGGCTTGTTGTAGAAGACGGAGACAAGCCCAATTGCGCCGAGATCCTTTGCGGCAAAAAGATTTACCTGAACAACGGAGAAACGGTCCGCGTCAGCGAAAGCGAAGTCACCTTCCGCGACGGGAACCTGCTCGTGGCAAAAATTGCCGCCGGGTTCAACGTGAGCATCAAGAATCTCGACGTTTACGCCGGCAAAAAACGCCTGCTGCAAGACATCAACTTTGAACTCCCCGCGGGCGAGATTCTCGCGATTATCGGGCGCTCCGGGCAAGGCAAGTCCACCCTGCTAAAACTACTCGAAGGGCTTTACACCAAGAACGAGAACAGCGATGTGATTATTGGCGGGCTCGACTACCGCAAAAAGGAGATTCGCGAACGCATCGCCTTCTTGGCACAGGACCCGGCACTCCGCAAGGACCTGACTGTACAGGAGACCATTTTGCATGGTGCCCGCATTGCGATGGACCGCACGGAGTTCGCCGCGACCGCGACCGAGCGGTTCGAAAAGTTCACGGAACTTTTCGGGCTGAGCGAGCGCATCCACAACCGCATTTGCACACTCAGCGGCGGCGAGCTCCGCCGAACCGCCCTGGCGCAAGAGCTCATGGGTTCCCCCGGCCTCATCGTGCTGGACGAACCGCTCTCGGGTTTGGACCCATACAACTCCAAAATCCTCTGCACGCACTTAAAACAGTTGGCCTTCCTCGGGCACACGGTGATACTCACCACCCACAGCTACGAAGCCCTCCGCATCGCAAACAAGGTGCTGGTGCTGCACCAGGGCCACCAAGGTTATTACGGGAGCCCGCAAGGCGCCTACCGCTACTTTAAAACGACCGACCCCGAGGCAATCCTCTCGGGACTCAATGACGAAACCGCCACCCGCTGGAAAGAATCCGCCGACACAAGCGACATCGGGCTTGGCAAGGTCTACTCCGAAGTCCTGTTCCCCAAGGTCTGCCGCAAAGGCTCCTTCTTTTACAGCATGGGCATTACCCTAAAGCAATGGTTCCGCGACAAAGGGAAAATCGCCGCCCTCTTTTTGCAACCCCTCGTCATCGGGTTCCTCTTCTCGCAAATCTTTAGTGCGCAGAGTTCCCTGTGGACAGTCGCCTTTGCGCTCATCCTGTGCGCGAACTGGTTCGCCCTCTCGCTTTCGATACGCGAAATCGTCCAAGAAAAAGAAATATTCAGGAACGAGTTCCGCAAGGGGCAAAAAATCACGCCGGTTCTCCTCGGCAAAGTGCTTCTCCCCTCCATCGCCGCATTCCTGCAAACCGCCGTCGTTTACGCCTTTGTCGCCTACCGGCTCAACATCAATCCCGACATCGCCATGCTCTGTGCCGTATTCGCCTGTACCGTACTCCCCGCCGTGAGCATCGGTCTCCTGGTCAGCTCACTCAGCAAAAATGCAGGCCAGGCAAACGCCTTTTTGCCTCTCCTCATCATTCCGCAGGTGGCTTTGGCAGGCGCCCTCGTGCCGCTCGACCAAATGCTCCCCGTGGGCAAGGCGCTCTCGACCGTCATTTGGTCGCGGTACAATCATAACTCTCTTTTGAACCTGTTTTTGGAGCGCCCAGACGACATCTACAACAAACCAATCGCAGCCGCCCTCGCCCTAGGTTTTTATATTATCACTGCAATAATTCTATACCGGTCTAAAAAAGCAAAATGA
- a CDS encoding serine/threonine-protein kinase, whose product MTVQANNTFPRSFNDNYELIGPLGKGGMGNVYKALDKKLKREVAFKILDAAADEEAIQRFYMEAQAMKELDHQNIVHVFDFGKQDNQLFIAMTYVQGYTLSGVLQKRSKLPFDAIEVIIRQIARGLLYAHSKGIVHRDVKPSNIMLTRDNRVYIMDFGISYIQEMEKDRLTKTGMTMGTPEYMSPEQCHGDEVTFQSDIYSMGVILYEMTCGRLPFNGNRPVEIALKHVQEPPPDPKQFRPDMPAGLSELILKCLRKKLNERFHDMQEFLDACDQVFPQRETHGGPRLTGKRHSLLRHGTTSIAEAATRLPSHVRVIRRRLTALAISLFPLLILLLILLMLTHKPESTVREIEWSEALGNYETTAIEADESDGYPIDNLTDGDLKTAWLNAMPAKPQNPVLTLYFENNTLVTNIGFAVGYQKSVDDPFGDRFRIFKKPKSLTLETKDGFKQRVKLENIKGMQYPTIQAMETTEIKIYLDDVFEAENKDFAISEIRLLGMEL is encoded by the coding sequence ATGACAGTTCAAGCAAATAACACATTCCCCCGTTCCTTTAACGACAACTACGAACTGATTGGTCCTTTGGGAAAGGGCGGCATGGGCAATGTCTACAAGGCTCTCGACAAAAAACTCAAGCGCGAAGTGGCGTTCAAAATTTTGGATGCCGCCGCCGACGAAGAGGCCATCCAGAGATTCTACATGGAAGCCCAGGCCATGAAGGAACTGGACCACCAAAACATTGTACACGTTTTTGACTTCGGTAAGCAAGATAACCAGCTTTTTATCGCCATGACCTACGTGCAGGGCTACACCCTCTCGGGCGTTCTGCAAAAGCGGAGCAAACTCCCGTTTGACGCTATCGAGGTCATTATCCGCCAAATCGCCCGCGGCCTTCTTTACGCTCACAGCAAGGGCATTGTACACCGCGACGTCAAGCCCTCCAACATCATGCTCACCCGCGACAACCGCGTGTACATCATGGACTTTGGCATCTCGTACATCCAGGAAATGGAAAAGGATCGCCTGACCAAGACCGGCATGACCATGGGCACGCCCGAATACATGAGCCCGGAGCAGTGCCATGGCGACGAGGTGACCTTCCAATCCGACATCTACAGCATGGGCGTCATTCTGTACGAGATGACCTGCGGACGCCTCCCCTTCAATGGCAACCGACCCGTAGAAATCGCCCTCAAGCACGTGCAGGAGCCGCCTCCCGACCCCAAGCAGTTCCGCCCCGACATGCCCGCCGGCCTCTCGGAACTCATCCTCAAGTGCCTGCGCAAAAAACTCAATGAACGCTTCCACGACATGCAGGAGTTTTTGGACGCCTGCGATCAGGTGTTCCCGCAACGCGAAACGCACGGGGGGCCGCGCCTTACCGGCAAACGCCACTCCCTTTTGCGCCACGGCACCACATCCATTGCCGAGGCAGCCACTCGCCTGCCCTCGCATGTGCGCGTCATCCGCCGTCGCCTTACGGCGCTTGCCATTTCGCTGTTCCCTCTTTTAATTTTGTTGCTCATCCTTTTGATGCTCACGCACAAGCCCGAGAGCACCGTCCGCGAAATCGAATGGAGCGAAGCCCTCGGCAACTACGAGACAACCGCCATCGAGGCCGACGAGAGCGACGGCTACCCCATCGACAACCTGACCGATGGCGACCTCAAGACCGCGTGGCTCAACGCCATGCCCGCCAAGCCGCAAAATCCGGTACTCACGCTTTACTTCGAAAACAATACGCTCGTGACGAACATCGGTTTTGCAGTCGGTTACCAAAAGTCGGTAGACGACCCGTTTGGCGACCGCTTCCGCATTTTTAAAAAGCCAAAGAGCCTCACGCTCGAAACCAAGGATGGTTTCAAGCAAAGGGTCAAGCTGGAGAACATCAAGGGCATGCAGTACCCGACCATCCAGGCCATGGAAACTACCGAAATCAAGATTTACCTTGATGACGTTTTTGAAGCCGAGAACAAGGACTTCGCTATATCGGAAATCCGCCTACTGGGCATGGAACTTTAA
- a CDS encoding L-threonylcarbamoyladenylate synthase encodes MRFEAHPENPQARIVKLAAAALEDDALVLYPTESGYAIGCNAESPKAIHKLYALKKPMKKFFMALIVPDIRSATAYARIDNFAFNIMKPRVPGPYTFILPAVPHIARQLDVKRPEIGIRMPTHPFFKELFQHFDKPILSTAAKLSEEDIYDTDELWKTFQHSVDMMVDCGPIEINPTNIVSLVGGSIDIIRGELLEP; translated from the coding sequence ATGCGTTTTGAAGCCCATCCAGAAAATCCCCAGGCGCGCATCGTCAAGCTCGCCGCCGCGGCCCTCGAAGACGACGCCCTGGTCCTCTACCCCACCGAATCGGGTTACGCCATTGGATGCAACGCCGAGTCGCCCAAGGCGATCCACAAGCTTTACGCTCTCAAGAAACCCATGAAAAAGTTCTTCATGGCCTTGATTGTCCCCGACATCCGCTCGGCAACGGCCTACGCCCGCATCGACAATTTCGCCTTCAACATCATGAAGCCCCGTGTGCCGGGGCCCTACACGTTCATTTTGCCCGCGGTGCCGCACATCGCCCGTCAACTTGACGTCAAACGCCCCGAGATTGGCATCCGTATGCCGACGCATCCCTTTTTCAAGGAACTGTTCCAGCACTTCGACAAACCAATCCTCAGCACGGCGGCAAAGCTCAGCGAAGAGGACATCTACGACACCGATGAGCTCTGGAAAACATTCCAGCACTCAGTGGACATGATGGTGGACTGCGGGCCAATAGAAATCAACCCGACGAACATTGTGAGCCTCGTGGGCGGATCCATCGACATAATACGTGGCGAGCTCCTGGAGCCCTAA